From Burkholderia pseudomultivorans, the proteins below share one genomic window:
- a CDS encoding acyltransferase family protein, protein MSAGPRNARIDLLRGISILLVLLHHFNIPYALGDTAVARAFGRDAVHAVVRNGNYGVTIFFVISGYLITSNARRRWGSLGAIDVRTFYVSRVARIVPCLLLLLAIVDGLAAAGVPVFMNHAPQGVAVSLWLVNLASLTFWMNVLIGACGWVNYALGVLWSLSVEEVFYLSFPLLCVALRRDARLFAFWTCIAAIGPLYRLTHADDEGGFLYAYFACFDGIAIGCCTALLAERARWQTLAAKPVQWIVAIAMIVLYLAWPIAQSHVLGVTAMALGTAVLLIGSHAASAPTRGRLLAPLRWSGRLSYELYLFHLIVLGALRTCWPPSATHGDDKLLLLVAYLAVSAALSAAIARGIATPLDRAIKRAWARPSARVPDGARF, encoded by the coding sequence ATGAGCGCCGGCCCGCGCAACGCACGGATCGACCTGCTGCGCGGCATATCGATCCTGCTCGTCCTGCTGCATCACTTCAATATTCCGTACGCGTTGGGCGACACGGCCGTCGCGCGCGCGTTCGGCCGCGATGCCGTGCATGCGGTGGTGCGCAACGGCAACTACGGCGTGACGATATTCTTCGTGATCTCCGGCTATCTGATCACGTCGAATGCGCGCCGCCGATGGGGCAGCCTCGGCGCGATCGACGTGCGCACGTTCTATGTGTCGCGCGTCGCGCGCATCGTGCCGTGCCTGCTCCTGCTGCTCGCGATCGTCGACGGACTCGCGGCGGCCGGCGTGCCGGTCTTCATGAATCACGCGCCGCAGGGTGTCGCCGTGTCGCTGTGGCTCGTGAATCTCGCGTCGCTGACGTTCTGGATGAACGTGCTGATCGGCGCTTGCGGGTGGGTCAACTACGCGCTGGGCGTGCTGTGGTCGCTGTCGGTCGAAGAGGTGTTCTACCTGTCGTTTCCGCTGCTGTGCGTCGCGCTGCGCCGCGACGCGCGCCTGTTTGCGTTCTGGACGTGCATCGCCGCGATCGGCCCGCTCTACCGTCTCACGCATGCCGACGACGAAGGCGGCTTTCTCTACGCGTATTTCGCGTGTTTCGACGGCATCGCGATCGGCTGCTGCACGGCGCTGCTGGCCGAACGCGCGCGCTGGCAGACGCTGGCTGCGAAGCCCGTACAGTGGATCGTCGCGATTGCGATGATCGTGCTCTATCTTGCGTGGCCGATCGCGCAAAGCCATGTCCTCGGCGTGACCGCGATGGCGCTCGGCACGGCCGTGCTGCTGATCGGCTCGCATGCGGCAAGCGCGCCAACGCGCGGCCGCCTGCTCGCGCCGCTGCGCTGGAGCGGCCGGCTCAGCTACGAGCTGTATCTGTTCCACCTGATCGTGCTCGGCGCACTGCGCACCTGCTGGCCGCCGTCGGCCACGCATGGCGACGACAAGCTGCTGTTGCTGGTCGCGTATCTGGCAGTGTCGGCGGCACTGAGTGCGGCGATCGCGCGCGGGATTGCGACGCCGCTGGATCGCGCGATCAAGCGCGCGTGGGCGCGTCCGTCGGCTCGTGTGCCGGACGGCGCGCGGTTCTGA
- the poxB gene encoding ubiquinone-dependent pyruvate dehydrogenase — protein MARQTMAEYLAKTLAAAGVERIWGVTGDSLNGLSFSLSQIGSIRWMHTRHEESAAFAAGADAASTGRLAVCAGSCGPGNLHLINGLYDCHRNHQPVLAIAAHIPSTEIGLGYFQETHPQELFRECSHFAELVTNASQFPRLLARAMRTAIDERGVAVIVLPGDIALGDGPDEAPRWHDAAPPSIVPADADLDRLAALLNASDAVTLLCGSGTQGAHDEVVALADTLGAPVVHALRGKQFVEWDNPFDVGMTGLIGFSSGYHAMESCDTLLMLGTDFPYRPFYPSNAKIAQIDWKGSQLGHRAPLALGLVGTVKETIAALLPRLTRKTQRRFLENALKHYATARKGLDDLAVAEPPGRAIHPQYLTKIVDEVAADDAIFTADVGTPTLWAARYLTMNGKRQLHGSFNHGSMANAMPQALGAQGAHPGRQVVSLSGDGGLSMLLGDLLSARQLNLPIKIVVYNNSLLGFVSMELKAAGYLDTNVDLSPTDFAAIAKGAGIFSVRVEHSENIEHALRTAFAHDGPALVDVVTSKYELAMPPKIELAHAKGFSLFMLRAILSGRGDEIVELAKTNLR, from the coding sequence ATGGCAAGACAGACGATGGCGGAATATCTGGCGAAGACGCTGGCGGCAGCGGGCGTCGAGCGTATCTGGGGCGTGACCGGCGACAGCCTGAACGGCCTGTCGTTCAGCCTGAGCCAGATCGGCTCGATCCGGTGGATGCATACGCGTCACGAGGAGAGCGCGGCGTTCGCGGCCGGCGCGGATGCCGCATCGACCGGGCGGCTCGCGGTGTGCGCGGGCAGTTGCGGCCCCGGCAACCTGCACCTGATCAACGGGCTGTACGACTGCCACCGCAATCATCAGCCGGTGCTCGCGATCGCCGCGCACATCCCGTCGACCGAGATCGGCCTCGGCTATTTCCAGGAAACCCATCCGCAGGAACTGTTCCGCGAATGCAGTCACTTTGCGGAACTGGTGACCAATGCGTCGCAGTTCCCGCGGCTGCTCGCGCGCGCGATGCGCACCGCGATCGACGAACGCGGCGTCGCCGTGATCGTGCTGCCGGGCGACATCGCGCTCGGCGACGGTCCCGACGAAGCGCCGCGCTGGCACGACGCGGCGCCGCCGTCGATCGTGCCGGCCGACGCCGATCTCGACCGGCTCGCGGCGCTGCTGAACGCGTCCGACGCGGTCACGCTGCTGTGCGGCAGCGGCACGCAGGGGGCGCACGATGAGGTCGTCGCGCTGGCCGACACGCTCGGTGCGCCGGTCGTGCATGCGTTGCGCGGCAAGCAGTTCGTCGAATGGGACAATCCGTTCGACGTCGGGATGACGGGGCTGATCGGTTTCAGCTCCGGCTATCACGCGATGGAATCGTGCGACACGCTGCTGATGCTCGGCACGGATTTTCCGTACCGGCCGTTCTATCCGTCGAATGCGAAGATCGCGCAGATCGACTGGAAGGGGTCGCAACTCGGCCATCGCGCGCCGCTTGCGCTCGGTCTGGTCGGCACCGTGAAGGAGACGATCGCGGCGCTGCTGCCGCGCCTGACGCGCAAGACGCAACGGCGCTTCCTCGAAAACGCGCTGAAGCATTATGCGACCGCGCGCAAGGGGCTCGACGATCTCGCGGTGGCCGAGCCGCCGGGCCGCGCGATCCATCCGCAATACCTGACGAAGATCGTCGATGAAGTCGCGGCCGACGACGCGATCTTCACGGCGGATGTCGGTACGCCGACGCTGTGGGCCGCGCGCTATCTGACGATGAACGGCAAGCGTCAGCTGCACGGCTCGTTCAATCACGGCTCGATGGCGAACGCGATGCCGCAGGCGCTCGGCGCGCAGGGCGCGCATCCGGGGCGGCAGGTCGTGTCGCTGTCCGGCGACGGCGGGCTGTCGATGCTGCTCGGCGACCTGCTGAGTGCGCGCCAGCTCAACCTGCCGATCAAGATCGTCGTCTACAACAACAGTCTGCTCGGCTTCGTGTCGATGGAGCTGAAGGCGGCCGGCTATCTGGATACGAACGTCGACCTGAGCCCGACGGATTTTGCGGCGATTGCGAAAGGCGCGGGTATCTTCAGCGTACGCGTCGAGCATTCGGAGAACATCGAGCACGCACTGCGCACGGCGTTCGCGCACGACGGGCCGGCGCTCGTCGACGTCGTCACGTCGAAGTACGAGCTGGCGATGCCGCCGAAGATCGAACTCGCGCATGCGAAGGGATTCAGCCTGTTCATGCTGCGCGCGATCCTGAGCGGACGCGGCGACGAGATCGTCGAGCTGGCGAAGACCAATTTGAGGTGA
- a CDS encoding Lrp/AsnC family transcriptional regulator → MKLERKAVSPGDAAPALDRIDRAILRQLQRDASISNVSLAAKVKLSAPACLRRVERLKEMGLIRGIVALLDPKPLGAGMLVVIGFVLDRSTPEAFAAFETAAQKVSGCVECHVVTGEFDYFMLVRTRDNESFNRLHAEQLLYLPGVRQVRSFMVLKEILSTHALPV, encoded by the coding sequence ATGAAATTAGAAAGGAAAGCGGTTTCCCCCGGCGACGCCGCGCCGGCACTCGATCGCATCGACCGCGCGATTCTTCGGCAGTTGCAGCGGGATGCGTCGATCTCGAACGTGAGCCTCGCCGCGAAGGTGAAGCTGAGTGCGCCCGCATGCCTGCGGCGTGTCGAGCGGCTGAAGGAAATGGGGCTGATCCGCGGCATCGTCGCGCTGCTGGACCCGAAGCCGCTCGGCGCCGGCATGCTGGTCGTGATCGGCTTCGTGCTCGATCGCTCGACGCCCGAAGCGTTCGCCGCATTCGAGACGGCGGCGCAGAAAGTCTCGGGATGCGTCGAATGCCATGTCGTGACCGGCGAATTCGACTACTTCATGCTGGTGCGCACGCGCGACAACGAGAGTTTCAATCGGCTGCATGCCGAGCAACTGCTGTATCTGCCGGGCGTGCGGCAGGTGAGGTCGTTCATGGTGCTCAAGGAAATTCTTTCGACGCATGCGTTGCCGGTCTAG
- a CDS encoding 1-aminocyclopropane-1-carboxylate deaminase, with protein MNLQRFPRYPLTFGPTPIQPLKRLSDHLGGTVELYAKREDCNSGLAFGGNKTRKLEYLIPDALEQRADTLVSIGGVQSNQTRQVAAVAAHLGMKCVLVQEHWVNYDDPVYDRVGNIQLSRMMGADVRLVPDGFDIGIRRSWEEALESVKRAGGKPYPIPAGCSEHPLGGLGFVGFAEEVRAQEAQLGFRFDYIVVCSVTGSTQAGMVVGFAADGRADRVIGIDASATPERTREQITRIARHTAALVELGREITDADVVLDKRYAGPEYGLPNDGTLDAIRLCARLEGVLTDPVYEGKSMHGMIDKVRRGEFEPGSKVLYAHLGGAPALSAYSGMFGEG; from the coding sequence ATGAACCTGCAACGTTTCCCCCGTTATCCGCTGACGTTCGGCCCGACGCCGATCCAGCCGCTCAAGCGCCTGAGCGATCACCTCGGCGGCACGGTCGAGCTCTACGCGAAACGGGAGGACTGCAACAGCGGGCTCGCGTTCGGCGGCAACAAGACGCGCAAGCTCGAGTACCTGATTCCCGATGCGCTCGAACAGCGCGCGGACACGCTCGTGTCGATCGGCGGCGTCCAGTCGAACCAGACGCGGCAGGTCGCAGCCGTCGCCGCGCATCTCGGCATGAAGTGCGTGCTGGTGCAGGAGCATTGGGTGAACTACGACGATCCGGTCTACGACCGGGTCGGCAACATCCAGCTATCGCGCATGATGGGCGCCGACGTGCGGCTCGTGCCGGACGGCTTCGACATCGGCATTCGCCGCAGCTGGGAGGAAGCACTCGAAAGCGTGAAGCGGGCGGGCGGCAAGCCGTATCCGATTCCGGCCGGCTGCTCGGAGCATCCGCTCGGCGGGCTCGGCTTCGTCGGATTTGCCGAGGAAGTGCGCGCGCAGGAAGCGCAGCTCGGCTTCCGGTTCGACTACATCGTCGTGTGCTCGGTGACGGGCAGCACTCAGGCGGGGATGGTCGTCGGCTTCGCGGCCGACGGACGCGCCGACCGCGTGATCGGCATCGACGCGTCGGCGACGCCCGAACGCACGCGCGAGCAGATCACGCGCATCGCACGCCATACGGCCGCCCTCGTCGAACTCGGACGCGAGATCACCGATGCGGACGTGGTCCTCGACAAGCGCTACGCCGGCCCCGAGTACGGGCTGCCGAACGACGGCACGCTCGACGCGATTCGTCTGTGCGCGCGGCTCGAAGGCGTGCTGACCGATCCCGTCTACGAAGGGAAGTCGATGCACGGGATGATCGACAAGGTGCGGCGCGGCGAATTCGAGCCGG